The genomic DNA CGGTTGACGTCGATCGTCGGGGTCGTCTGCCTCGCGGAGGCGGGCGGCGCCACCGCGCTCGCGTTCTCGTTGACGACGGGCGCATTCCTGGTGACGTCCCGCGTGGTCCGACGGGGCGTGGTCGGGCTCGGCGCGGCCGCCTTGATCAGTTACCGGCACCGAGCGGGCGGAGGTGTCCCCCGAAGCCGTGGCCGTGGCCGTGGTGGGGACGAGAAAAGGCAGAGCTGGTTCGGGCCGAGGCGCTCCGGCTTCGGCTGGGGCCACGCACATGGCAGCGTGCCGGCCGTTCCCTCGCCGTGGTGCTCGCAGTCGAGATCTCCTTCCGCCTCAACTCGTGAGCGTGCCGACGCCGCAGGCGGGCGTGCCGGTCCGAAGGGCGGGTTCCACCGCCTCGTACGGGACACAGACGGGCGGATCATCTGAACCCGCGCCGAGGGCAGCGCCAAGAGGACCAGACGCAGGGCGCGGATGAAATCCGCGCTGCTGCACTTCTCCAGCCCTCGGGACGCGGCAACGATCGTGGTGCTCCTACGCACACGGTTACCGGCCCGAGTCCCCCGTCCGACTGAACGGCAGGCCCTGTGCGCTCCTCGCCTGTCATCCGACCTGCAAGTCTGTTGACGGATCCACGCGGGCTCGCGCAGGCCGCCACGGTCATGAGCGTTCGGACCGATGAGTCTCTGCGCGCCACGGCGTCCAAGGAGTGGAGGCGGTCGCGTCTCCCCGCCGAAGCGGCTGAATCGGCCTCGAGTCGAAGAGAGAGTGGTGCGCGATGAAGCTGGTTGTGCAGGAGTTCCTGACGCTCGACGGTGTCTCCCAGGGGCCGGGTTCCCCGGACGAGGACACCAGCGACGGGTTCACGCGGGGTGGCTGGTTCGTGCCGCACCTGGACGAGGAGTTCGACCGGCTCGTCGGCAGCTGGCTCGGCGAGGCGGACGCATTTCTCTTCGGCCGCCGTACCTATCAGAACTTCGCGCGGGACTGGCCGAAGATGACCGACCATCCCTTCGCCGGCATCTTGAACGGCTTGCCGAAGTACGTGGCCTCCCACAGCATGACCAAGGCGGAGTGGACCCCGACCACGATCCTGTCCGACGACGTCCCCGCCCAGGTCGCCGAGCTGAAGCGGCAGCCCGGCCGGGAACTGCAGATCCACGGCAGCGCCCGGTTGGCCCAGTCACTGCTGGCCGCCGGGCTGATCGACACATTGCGGCTCGTGATCGCCCCGGTCGTGGTGGGCCAGGGCCGACGTCTGTTCCCGGACGGCGGAGCACCGGCCGGCCTGCGGCTCGTCAGTCATCGGACGACACCGGGCGGCCTCTCGGTGCACACCTTCGAAGCGACGGGGCTTCCGCAGTACGGGACCTACGGGGCCGACGCGTAGGCCACCGGTGCCGGATCGGCACCGTCCGAAATGATCGCCGGTCGAACTCCCGTACCTCGACCGGCAATCATGGATCGTCCTACATGTACGTTCCGCAGAGCGTGGGTCCAGGCCGCGGGCACCGTACGCGGTCTTGTTGGCGTGCCCATGCCCTGGGAACCTCTCTTCGCGTCGGCCTGCCGCCCGAGTGGGCCCCTTCGACACGAGGAGTGCGCATGCACCCCCACTCCGCCCATCGCCCGGCGCTCATCGCCGCGATCGCCGCCGCCCTGGCCGGGCTGCTTTTGGCACTGACTCCCCATCCCGCCGAGGCCTGGGGCTACGGCGTCGACCGGATCCAGAGTGCCGCCGAGGACAGCCATGCCCAGACCGGGATGGGCCCCGGGTGGGTGCTGCTGAGCTACAAGGCCAACGGCCCGATGGTCGGCTACCTGTTCGGCCAGGATTTCGCCTTCGCCGACGGCAGCGTCAAGCCCGGCCCCGACCATATGGACATCCGCGACACCGGCGACGCCACCGCAGGCAACACCGAGGGCATCGACCGCTGGCCCTGGGGCTATGCGGGCGGCAGCTTCGATGGCTGCGCCTACGCGTACGGCACCAGCAAATTCGCCTTCGAGCACGGCGGCTTCACGTCCGGCAGCTGCGCCGGCGGGCCGAACGTCGTCGGTTCCAGCAAGGCCGACGGCAGCCCTGACCAGCTGAACTGGTGGCATTCCGAGAACGTGTTCTGCACGGACACGGCCACCGATGCGCTGTGTAGCCCGTGGGGCGTGTGGAGCGAGAACAAGGGCGGCGGTCTGAAGGTCACTTCCTCCATCACCTCCTGCACCGTCTACGGCAACATCGGAGCCGCCGCGGCCTACGGCTCCGGCGCGGCGGTGCCCGCGCACCCGCTCGGCACCGTGCCGCCCGGCCAGCAGGTCGACGTGCGCTATGTCGCCAAGAGCCGCCAGTGGGTGATGGCGAAATGGAACGGCCAACGCCTGGCGGGCGGCATCGCCTGGGCGTTCTTCCCCCGCAACTGCCTGGCCTGAGTGAGTGGCATGTGACTCCACGCTCAGCGTCCGTCCCTGTGCCCGGACCCGTTCACGGGATCTGGCCGGGGCCGGGGCGCCGGGTGCCGGCACGTAATGCTCCCGGAGCCCCCTTCCCTCCCTCATCGCATGCCGCAGATGGCACGGACCCACTCCTCGTGGCAACCGAGATCGAGTGGGGCCGCGCGTACCGGGCCGATGGCTTGGGCGTTGGCGTCAGAGGGCGATCAGCCCGGCCGACGTCTCCGTGAAGCCACAGGCATCGAAATAGAACGACCTCAGATGCTCCTCGAAGTCGACGTGAAGCCACTCGCACTTCGCGGCACGCGCTTCCTCGACCGCGACCGCGACAAGCGCGGCGCCGACCCCTCTCGACCGGCGATCCCGGGCGACCACCGTGTCCAGGATGAAGGCGTGAGCACCGCCGTCCCAGCCAACGTTGACGAAGCCGCTCAGAACGCCTTCCTCCCACGCGCAGACCCAGCCGAGGCTGTGGTACTCAACTCGCGCTCGCCAGTCGGTCCGAGCTACCGGGATGGTGCCGAAGCCGTCGGCGTGCAGCGCGTCGAGAGACGCATTGTCGAAGTCACCTCGCCACTCATACTTGATCGCCACGCCCCGGATCGTAATCCCCGCACGCAGTCCGTTACCGACCGGCCTCGATTGCACGGTGAGGAGAATCCGCCTGCGGAGGAGTTGAAAGCCCGCGCGACCGAAGATCTGGCGCTTGAGCATGTTGATCCTTCTGTGGAAGAAGATTCGTCAAGCCCGAGCAGGTCAGTGAGTGTCGTCGGCCAGGCTGTCGGACAGCGGGAGCAACAGGTACTCCGTCCACGGCCATGGTGGTGACTCCTCGGTCCCCCGCCCCAGCGCGCCGCACCGCCGGACCCGGTACGCTGCCCGCTCGCTGACAACCGCTCCGCGGAGGAGCAACAGGGGGGTGCATTCATGCTCAGAGCTGCGGGAATCAGGCAAAGGGGCATGGTGGCCGTCGCCGTGCTGGCCACTGTGCTCACGGCTGCGGCGTGCGGTACGGACTCCGAGCCGGCCGACTCCCGGACCACCGGCTCCGCCGACGCGGCGGACGCCGGCGGCAAGGACGCCCCGCCGAACGCTTCTGCGAGCACCCTCACTTGGGAGTTCGAGCACATCGCGGACTTCAGCGGAGACCTCACCGATGTCGCCGTCCTGGCCGAGGACGACATCTGGGCGGTCGGGACCGAGAACAACGGCAAGCCCAACGCCCACCTGCTGCACTACGACGGTGCGCAGTGGAAGCGCGAGCCCCTTCCAGAAGCTCTCGGCACCACCGACTACCCGCCCGTGCTGGAAGAGGCCGGCGAAGACGCCCTGTGGCTGCGGCCGCATACCTATCAAGAGGGCGCCCGCGTAACCCCCTGGGCGAGGTGGGACGGCACCCGCTGGTCCGCGGTGCCGAAACCCCCGCCGGGCCCTGTCGGAGACTTCGAGGCTGCGGGCCAGGACGACATCTGGGCCCTCAGCGGCGAGCAGAGAGCCGAGCACTGGGACGGTACCCGCTGGACCACGACCCGGCTGCCGTACGGCGCCTCCGACCTGGCGGTGGTGGGACCGGACGACGTCTGGGCGGTCGGCAGCCGCTCGACCGGGCCGGGCACCGAGCTGGGCTACGGCGAGCGGTACAGCCAGCCTGTCTCGATGCACTGGGACGGCACGTCCTGGAAGTCGGTGGAGACTCCACAGGCACGCTTCGAGGAGCCGATCCCACCGGAGCCCAGCGCCGGTCTCAGCCAGGTCTTCGCGCTCGACAGCGGTGAGGTGCGCGCGTACGGCAGCAACAGCTTCAACCACGGCGAGGTCGAGAACGAACCCGCGGACGAGTTCATCCGGCTGCGCTGGGACGGCTCCAAGTGGGTCGAGCAGGAGCCCGCGCCCGGCGGGTGCGCGCTGCGGATCCCGGTGGGCCAGGACGACGAGGGCCTGTTCCTCGACGGCAACTGGTACCTCACCGACGACGGCCGATGCGTGAAGATCAAGCGCCACCGCCTGCCCGCGTCGACCGGTGCTCGCAAGGGGTCGAACCAGTCGCTGTGGCTGACTGAGATCCATCGGGTACCCGGCACCGACGAGTGGCTGGGCGCCGGAAACGTCCAGGTCAACCAGTCAGGCGACCCCTTCGACGCCCCCGTCGTCGTACGCCTGAAGCGCGGTGGCTGACCTCTGGTTCCCCGGGGGCACCCCGCAGAGTTCAGTAACGAGAAGACCACCGAAACAGCAGCCTGCGACCACCCCGGGCGCAGGGTGCCAACTGATGTGCTCAACTGCCGACTGAAGCGCTCACTCCCGCCTGACAGAGCACGCCGGTGGCTCAGCGAGATCCTTGGCCCCTCTGAATTTCCCTTGATGCGTGGTCAGCCCGCTGAGGTGCCGTCGATCCGAGTGGCGAGGAAGGAGCCATCGGCCGATGACGGCTCGCGTCACTTCCTCCTGACCCCGTCAAACATCACCTTGACGACCGCCTCGGGCGGCGCGGCACAACGCCCGCCGCCCCCGAGGACGTTGCCGCGCGCGGGGGCGGCGGTGGCCGCTGACGTCACGGAGTGGCGTCAAGGTCCCTGGCGAGGAGTGTGGCCAGCTCCTCGACCGCGGCTTCCGCGCCGTCGCCCTCCGCGGCCAGCACCACCGAGTCGCCGTACTGGGCCGCGAGGGCGAGCACGGAGAGCAGACTCCGGGCGTCGACGGCGCTCTGACCGTCCCTGCTGATGGTCACCTTGACCGGCTGCCGAGTCGCCGCCTGGACGAGCAACGAGGCCGGGCGGGCGTGCAGACCGCTGCGGGAACCCACGGCGACAGTGCGCTGATGCATGGTGAACTCTCCTGTTCGGTGGTGGGCGTTACGGAGTTATGGGACCAACTGTCAGGCGGCGACGGGAATCTTGCGCTCTTCGATCGCCGGCGTCGGCGCCTCCGCGGTCCTGCGCATCCCCTTGAGGAGGACAACCAGCGCGGTCGCGACGGCCGTACCGGCGGCGATGGCCAGCAGGTAGAGGAACGGATCACCGATGAGTGGTACGACGAAGATGCCACCGTGCGGGGCGCGCAGAGTGCAGCCGAAGGCCATCGACAACGCACCGGTCACCGCGCCGCCGGCCATCACCGACGGGATCACCCGGAGGGGGTCGGCCGCCGCGAACGGGATGGCGCCCTCGCTGATGAAGGATGCGCCCAGGACCCAGGCCGCCCTGCCGTTCTCCCGCTCCGTCTTGGTGAACAGCCGGCCGCGCACGGTGGTTGCGAGTGCCATGGCCAGCGGCGGCACCATTCCGGCTGCCATCACTGCGGCCATCACCTTGAGGCTGCCGGGCGTCGGGTCGGCCAGCCCGCCGACCGCGAAGGCATAGGCCACCTTGTTGAGCGGCCCGCCCATGTCGAAACACATCATCAGGCCGAGAACGATGCCGAGAATGATCGCGTTCGAGCCGGAGAGACCGTTGAGTGCGTCGGTCAGGGCCTGTTGGAGCGAGGCGATCGGCTTGCCGACAACGATGAACATCAGGAAACCGACGACCACCGAGGCGATCAGGGGAATCACCAGCACCGGCATGATGCCGCGCAGCGTGGGATGGACCTTCACCCGTTGGATCGCCATCACCACCGCACCGGCCAGCAGACCCGCCGCGAGGCCGCCGAGGAAGCCCGCATTGATGGTGAGGGCGATGGCACCGCCGACGAACCCGGGGACGAGCGCGGGCCGGTCCGCCATGCCGTACGCGATGTACCCGGCCAGTACCGGCACCAGGAAGGCGAATGCGGCGGTGCCGATCTGGTTGAGCAGAGCGGCCCAGCTGTCGGCTTCCCCCCAGACGAAGTGGTCGGCGACGGACTTGGCACTGGCGATTTCGTAGCCGCCGATGGCGAACGACAGCGCGATGAGGAGGCCACCCGCGGCGACGAACGGCACCATGTAGCTGACGCCGGACATCAGGTAGGTCCGCAACCGGATCCCGAAGTGTGCGTGGTCACCGCCGGTCGTGACTCCGTCGTCCTGCTGAGCGGCGCCACCGGTGACGGTGCTGGTCGCACCGCGCGCCGCCTGCCGCTTGGCTTCGGCGATCAGGGCGGCGGGTCGGTTGATCCCTGCCTTGACCCCGGTGTCGACGATGGGCTTGCCGTCGAACCGTGCCTTCTCGCGCACCTCGACGTCATGCGCCCAGATGACCGCGTCGGCAGCGGCGATGAGCTCTGGGTCGAGCCTTTCGAACCCGGCCGAGCCCTGCGTCTCGACGTCGAGCACCACGCCTTCGGCGCGGGCCGCGGCTGCCAGCGATTCGGCGGCCATGTAGGTGTGTGCGATGCCGGTCGGACATGACGTGACGGCGACGATCCGGAAGGGTTCGTCCGCCGGTGCGGCGCCGTCCGTGGCAGGGCCGTCCGCTGCCGCACCTTCCGAAGGCGAGGTGTCCGAAGTCGAGCCGGCCGGCGTGGCCTCCTCGCCGCGGATGAGGGCCGCGGCCGCGACCGGAGCGCGCTCGGCGCGCAGTGCGCTCGTGAAGTCGGGGTCCATCAGCCGTCGTGCCAGGGCAGAAAGGATGGTGAGGTGGTCGTCGTCTGCCCCGGCCGGCGCCGCTATCAGGAAGATCAGATCCGCGGGACCGTCCGCCGCGCCGAAGTCGATGCCCCGGTCGCTGCGGCCGAAGGCGAGCGTGGGCGCGGTGACGTGCTCGCTGCGGCAGTGCGGGATGCCGATACCGCCGTCCAGACCGGTCGGCATCTGCGCCTCACGGGCGGCGACGTCGGCGAGGAAGCCGTCGAGGTCGCTGACGCGGCCTTCGGCGACCATCCGCTCGGCGAGCGACCGGGTGGCGTCGTACTTCGTCTCGGCGGACAGATCGAGATCGACCAGTGCCGCGGTGATCAGTTCACTCAACGCGGGGCTCCTTGCTCGTGGACCGTCCTGCGGGCGGCTCGGGGGACTCGGGGCGGTGTGGGCTGGGAAGCGGATCCACGGCAGTCATGAGGCCGGGTCCGTGAGCGGGCGGTCCAGGGCGATGTCGGTGGTCGTGGTGACCGCTGACAGGTCGAGTTCCGCGGGGGTCGGCATGACGCTGCCGGGCAGTTGCACGGCCGCGGCGCCGTGGGCGACCGCCGCGGCGAGCGCGGCCGGGCCTCGTCCACCCGCGGTGAGAAAGCCCGCGAGGGAGGCGTCGCCGGCCCCGACGTTGCTGCGGACCGCGTCCACTCGGGCGCTGCCGAAGTACGTGCCCGTACCGTCGACCAGCAGTTGCCCGTCGGCCCCGAGGCTGGCCAGAACGGACCGGGCACCGCGCTCGCGGAGCTCCTCCGCCGCCTTCACGGCGTCGCCCAGCGTCTCCAGTGGGCGACCGACCGCCTCGGCGAGCTCCTCCGCGTTCGGCTTGACCACATCGGGGTGCTCCGGCAGCGCCGCGATCAGCGCCGCGCCGGAGGTGTCAAGGGCGATCCGGGCCCCGGCACGGTGGCTCCGCGCCACCAACTCCGCGTACCACTGCGGGGACAGCCCGCGCGGCAGACTGCCGCAGCAGGCGATCCAGTCCGTGGTCGCCGACCGGGTTCGTACGGCATCCAGCAGGGCCTCTGCCTCGGCCACAGTGATCTCCGGGCCCACCGCGTTGACCTTGGTCAGCGTTCCATCGGGTTCGACGAGGGTGACGTTGATACGCGTGCTGCCGACGATCGGCACTCCGGCCGCCTCGATGCCGTGCTCGCCGAGCAGCCGGGCCAGCAGTGCGCCCTCGGGCCCGCCGAGCGGTGCGACAGCGATCGTACGGTGGCCCGCTGCCGCAACCGCGCGCGAGACGTTGATGCCCTTGCCGCCGGGGTCGACTCGGTCGTAGGTGGCCCGGAGCACGGCGCCGCGGGTCAGCCCGGGCAGCTCGTACGTACGGTCCAGGCTGGGATTGGGGGTGACGGTGAGGATCATGCGCGTACTACTTCCGGGCCCTGGCCCTCGACGGCGAGGGTGTCGTCCGAGCCGAGTCCGGTATCGGTGATGAGTAGATCGACCTGCGCGAGATCACCGAAGCGCGCGAAGTGTTCCTGACCGAACTTGGCGGAGTCCGCCAGGAGCACGACCCGCCGGGCGGATGAGATCATGGCGCGCTTGACGGCGGCCTCGGCGAGGTCCGGCGTGGTCAGTCCTCCCTTCGGTGAGAAGCCGTTCGTGGCGAGGAAGACGACATCGGCGTTGATCTCGCTGTAGGCGTTCAACGCCCAGGCGTCGACGGCGGCGCGGGTACGGTGCCGCACACGGCCACCGACGAGATGCAGCGCGATTCCGGGGTGGTCGGCGAGCCGGGCGGCGACCGGTAGCGCATGGGTCACCACGGTGAGGTGGGCTTCGAGCGGGATGACTGCGGCCAGACGAACGGCCGTGCTGCCCGCGTCGATGATCACGCTGCCGTCGGTGGGGAGCTCACCGAGCGCGGCGGCCGCGATGCGCTCCTTCTCCTCGATGGCCACCGCATCGCGCTCGGCGAGATCGGGCTCGAAGTCGAGCCGCCCGGCCGGGATCGCGCCGCCATGGACGCGCCGCAGCAGTCCGGCCCGATCCAGCGCCTTCAGATCACGCCGCACGGTCTCGGCAGTCACCTGGAACTCCTCGGCCAGGGACAGCACATCGACCCGGCCGCTCTCGCGGGCGAGGCGGAGGATTGCTTGCTGCCGCTCCGGTGCATACATGTTGTTTTGGATCCGTTCCATGCCCGAGTGTGTGGATTCGCGGTCACGTTACGCCGATAGTTCGACGATGTAAACAGACTCGGGCATGTGTGGGCACGAACAGACAAGGGGTAGCCCCGGATGCGGTACGAGCACCCGGGCCGGCCCGAAGGAGATCACGCCGTCGGCACCGATCCAGGACTGCCACTCCTCGATCGGCGATGAAGCCCGGAACGACCTCCAGGCGGCCCGAGATACGACGCCCGGACATGCCGATGGCCGCCGAACACCGTGGGACGACCACCCGACCGACGGACAGGCCTACCCGTTGGCGGCCACTCGCACATCGACGCTTGAGCCCTCGAGACTTCTATGTCCTGAATATTCAGATATGACATATAAGGGTTCTAATGTCGTGCGGAGCAATCGAAGGAGCACAGAGTGGCAGGTTCCTTGCAAGGCGAGACGGTCGTCGTTGTCGGGCGTGGAAGCGGCATCGCACGAGCGATTGTCGACGCGGCCATGGCCGAAGGCGCACATGTGGTCGCCGCGGGTCGTAACCGGGAGGCTCTCGAGGCCGCCTACAAGAACACAACCGTCTCCGTGAAGAGTGTCGACGTCACGGACGAGACCTCGATCGCGGCTCTGGCCGACCAGGTGAGCAGCGTCGATCACGTGGTGTCCACCGTATCGGCCAGGGCCCGCGGCACCGTCGGGGAGCTGAGCCCGGAGGCGATCCTGTTGTCCTTCCACACGAAGGTCGTGGGCCCGATCATGCTGGCCAAGCACTTCGCACCGAAGATGCCGAGGACGGGGTCGTTCGTGCTGTTCTCCGGGGTCGCGGCTCTCGAGCCGGATCCCGGGTTTCTCGCGGTGGCGGCGACCAACGCCTCGGTGAACGTGGTGATCCGTTCACTGGCCGTGGAACTCGCCCCGCTGCGGGTGAATGCGATCTCACCAGGAACCATCGACACCGGAGCGTGGGAAGGACTGGGCAAGGAGAAGGATGCGTTCTTCGAGAACAAGTCCGCGACCAACCCCGTGCGACGTATCGGCACGGCCGAGGACATCGCCCAGGCGGTGGTCTTCGCGATGACCAACACCTTCATGACAGGCGTCAGCCTGGCGATCGACGGAGGGCAACCCCTCGTGTGAGCAGACTGATCTTGTCGCGCTGGGGGCCAGACTCTCACCAGCACCCCGGGCCCCGCAGGTCGTGTCGGTGTGCACGGTCCGCGAAAGACCACGCGCACCCGGGCCGCAGCGCAATCGCCGCATCAGGGGTGCCGGACATCGACGCTGACACCCGTTCAGGGGCGCGGCGGGGGTGCGGCCGCAGCAAGCGCCACATCCTCACCGACGCCCAGGGCAGCGCGCTCGCAGTGCCGCTGCCCGGCGGCACCCGCAACAACGTCACCCTCCTGCTCCTGCTCGACAGCGGCGTGGTCGGTCGTCCCCTCAGGAAGCCCAACTCGCTGTTCGCCACCCGCGGTTACGACCAAGACGAGTGCCGTCGCCGGCGACAGCACGCGACATCCGCCCCGTGATCGCCGAGCGCGGCCAGCCTCACGGCACCGGCCTGGGCATCTTCCGCCGAGTCGTCGAGCGCTCGATCTCGTGGCTGCACGGCTTCCGTCCCCTGCGCATCCGCGGAGAACGACGCGACGACATCCACGCAGTCGTCCTCGGCCCGGCCGTCCGCCTGATCACGCACCGCCAAGTCCAACGCCTTGTCAGGACCTCAAGCCCCGTCCAGGGATGCATCCTTCGAAGACGCCCCCTTCGGGTACCGGACGAAGAGGACACCCTGAACCTCGCCGTCCGGTGCGCTGTAGAAGTGCGGGGCGTCGGCCGGCCAGTGGGCGTGGCCGCCGGGCCCGGCCGTCTGCGGCGCGTCCGGCAGGCCGACGACCGCCGTCCCGGAAAGCACCATCAGGCTCTCCGTGGTGTGCGGGACATGCGCGGCCGACTCCTGGGTCACGCCCTCGTCAATGGTGACGCGGAAGACGTCGGTGGCCGCGTCCTCGTCCTCGTACCGCTCCAGGAGGACCGCGGTGACGGCCCTGCCGGAGACTCCACCCGCGCCGGCCGCGACGCCGGGCGCCGGGTCGTCGAGGACGGCGCTGAGCGGGCGGCCGAGCGCTGTGGTCAGGGCGTAGAGCGTTTCCAGCGTGGGGTTGCGCCGGCCCGTCTCGAGTTCCGAGAGCGTGCCCTTGCCTACGCCCGAGCGGCGTGAGAGCTCCGACAGGGAGAGGCCGCCGTCCTGCCGCAGCCGTTTCACCCTGCGCCCCACCTCGTCGTTCAGACCCATCCGCCCGGTTCCGTCCGTTTCTGCGCCCACCGGCACTTTGACGCGCCGCCGCCTGCGTCCTTAGTGTTCCACAAACAGAACGCTCCCCTCGCGGAACGCTTCGAACCTACTCCCCCGCCCCCTCCGGAAGTGATGCCCGCATGTCCCCGCTCGCCCGCATACGCGCCATCGCACCACCCTCGGCCGTGGCGGCGGGGCTCATCGCGGTCACCGTCGGCGTGACGAGTGCCGCTGCCCTCGTGTTCACGGCGGCGCGGGCCGCGGGGGCGGACGCGCGGGAGGTCTCGTCATGGATGCTGGCACTCGGCGTCGGGATCGCCGTGACCTGTGCGGGGCTGTCGCTGCGGTACAAGGCCCCGGTCGTCACCTCCTGGTCGACGCCGGGAGCCGCGCTCCTTGCCACGAGCCTGAGCGGGGTGTCCATGGAGAAGGCCGTGGGCGCGTTCGTGTTCAGCGCGGCACTGATCGTGGTGAGCGGTCTGACGGGATGGTTCGCGCGGATCATGGGCCGGATCCCGGTGCCGCTGGCGTCGGCGCTGCTCGGTGGCGTGCTGCTCGAGTTCGGGACGGGTCTCTTTTCCCAGATGGACGGCAGTTTCGCGGTCGCGTTTCCGGTGTTCGTGCTGTATCTCCTCGCGCGTCGGCTGTTGCCCCGCTACGCGGTCCTCATCGCGCTGGGCGGCGGAGTCATCGCCTCCGTCCTCACCGGGGGCTGGCATCTGGAACGGGTCCGACTGTCGCTCGCGCAGCCGGTGTTCACGACTCCCGAGTTCGACTGGAAGGTACTGATCAGCGTCGGCGTGCCGCTCTTCGTCGTCACCATGGCCTCACAGAACCTGCCGGGGGTCGCCGTGCTCCGCGGGTCCGGCTACGAGGTGCCCGTCTCGCCCGTCCTGACGTGGACGGGCGCCGTACAGGCGGTGCTCGCGCCGTTCGGGGCGTTCGGCATCAACCTGGCGGCGATGACCGCGGCGATCTGCACCGGCGACGGGGCCCACCCCGACCGGCAGCGGCGCTACCTCGCGGCCGTGTGGGCCGGCGTCTTCTACCTGTGTGTCGGCCTGCTCGGCGCGACCGTCGCCTCGCTGCTCACCGCGATGCCTCACGCCCTCGTCCTGGCCGTCGCCGGGGTCGGCCTGCTCGCCACGATCGAGGCGTCGCTGGCCAGTGCCCTGTCGGACCCCGTGTCCAGGGAGGCGGCCGTCGTCACCTTCCTC from Streptomyces sp. NBC_01707 includes the following:
- a CDS encoding benzoate/H(+) symporter BenE family transporter, which codes for MSPLARIRAIAPPSAVAAGLIAVTVGVTSAAALVFTAARAAGADAREVSSWMLALGVGIAVTCAGLSLRYKAPVVTSWSTPGAALLATSLSGVSMEKAVGAFVFSAALIVVSGLTGWFARIMGRIPVPLASALLGGVLLEFGTGLFSQMDGSFAVAFPVFVLYLLARRLLPRYAVLIALGGGVIASVLTGGWHLERVRLSLAQPVFTTPEFDWKVLISVGVPLFVVTMASQNLPGVAVLRGSGYEVPVSPVLTWTGAVQAVLAPFGAFGINLAAMTAAICTGDGAHPDRQRRYLAAVWAGVFYLCVGLLGATVASLLTAMPHALVLAVAGVGLLATIEASLASALSDPVSREAAVVTFLATASGVTLLGIGSAFWGLLAGVLTSVIAAVGRRRRAATSPPAPAPQPVTAAARRPERTSA
- the pfkB gene encoding 1-phosphofructokinase; protein product: MILTVTPNPSLDRTYELPGLTRGAVLRATYDRVDPGGKGINVSRAVAAAGHRTIAVAPLGGPEGALLARLLGEHGIEAAGVPIVGSTRINVTLVEPDGTLTKVNAVGPEITVAEAEALLDAVRTRSATTDWIACCGSLPRGLSPQWYAELVARSHRAGARIALDTSGAALIAALPEHPDVVKPNAEELAEAVGRPLETLGDAVKAAEELRERGARSVLASLGADGQLLVDGTGTYFGSARVDAVRSNVGAGDASLAGFLTAGGRGPAALAAAVAHGAAAVQLPGSVMPTPAELDLSAVTTTTDIALDRPLTDPAS
- a CDS encoding HPr family phosphocarrier protein, with the protein product MHQRTVAVGSRSGLHARPASLLVQAATRQPVKVTISRDGQSAVDARSLLSVLALAAQYGDSVVLAAEGDGAEAAVEELATLLARDLDATP
- a CDS encoding DeoR/GlpR family DNA-binding transcription regulator — its product is MYAPERQQAILRLARESGRVDVLSLAEEFQVTAETVRRDLKALDRAGLLRRVHGGAIPAGRLDFEPDLAERDAVAIEEKERIAAAALGELPTDGSVIIDAGSTAVRLAAVIPLEAHLTVVTHALPVAARLADHPGIALHLVGGRVRHRTRAAVDAWALNAYSEINADVVFLATNGFSPKGGLTTPDLAEAAVKRAMISSARRVVLLADSAKFGQEHFARFGDLAQVDLLITDTGLGSDDTLAVEGQGPEVVRA
- a CDS encoding dihydrofolate reductase family protein, with the protein product MKLVVQEFLTLDGVSQGPGSPDEDTSDGFTRGGWFVPHLDEEFDRLVGSWLGEADAFLFGRRTYQNFARDWPKMTDHPFAGILNGLPKYVASHSMTKAEWTPTTILSDDVPAQVAELKRQPGRELQIHGSARLAQSLLAAGLIDTLRLVIAPVVVGQGRRLFPDGGAPAGLRLVSHRTTPGGLSVHTFEATGLPQYGTYGADA
- a CDS encoding GNAT family N-acetyltransferase, which gives rise to MAIKYEWRGDFDNASLDALHADGFGTIPVARTDWRARVEYHSLGWVCAWEEGVLSGFVNVGWDGGAHAFILDTVVARDRRSRGVGAALVAVAVEEARAAKCEWLHVDFEEHLRSFYFDACGFTETSAGLIAL
- a CDS encoding fructose-specific PTS transporter subunit EIIC, which translates into the protein MSELITAALVDLDLSAETKYDATRSLAERMVAEGRVSDLDGFLADVAAREAQMPTGLDGGIGIPHCRSEHVTAPTLAFGRSDRGIDFGAADGPADLIFLIAAPAGADDDHLTILSALARRLMDPDFTSALRAERAPVAAAALIRGEEATPAGSTSDTSPSEGAAADGPATDGAAPADEPFRIVAVTSCPTGIAHTYMAAESLAAAARAEGVVLDVETQGSAGFERLDPELIAAADAVIWAHDVEVREKARFDGKPIVDTGVKAGINRPAALIAEAKRQAARGATSTVTGGAAQQDDGVTTGGDHAHFGIRLRTYLMSGVSYMVPFVAAGGLLIALSFAIGGYEIASAKSVADHFVWGEADSWAALLNQIGTAAFAFLVPVLAGYIAYGMADRPALVPGFVGGAIALTINAGFLGGLAAGLLAGAVVMAIQRVKVHPTLRGIMPVLVIPLIASVVVGFLMFIVVGKPIASLQQALTDALNGLSGSNAIILGIVLGLMMCFDMGGPLNKVAYAFAVGGLADPTPGSLKVMAAVMAAGMVPPLAMALATTVRGRLFTKTERENGRAAWVLGASFISEGAIPFAAADPLRVIPSVMAGGAVTGALSMAFGCTLRAPHGGIFVVPLIGDPFLYLLAIAAGTAVATALVVLLKGMRRTAEAPTPAIEERKIPVAA
- a CDS encoding helix-turn-helix domain-containing protein; this encodes MGLNDEVGRRVKRLRQDGGLSLSELSRRSGVGKGTLSELETGRRNPTLETLYALTTALGRPLSAVLDDPAPGVAAGAGGVSGRAVTAVLLERYEDEDAATDVFRVTIDEGVTQESAAHVPHTTESLMVLSGTAVVGLPDAPQTAGPGGHAHWPADAPHFYSAPDGEVQGVLFVRYPKGASSKDASLDGA
- a CDS encoding SDR family oxidoreductase, encoding MAGSLQGETVVVVGRGSGIARAIVDAAMAEGAHVVAAGRNREALEAAYKNTTVSVKSVDVTDETSIAALADQVSSVDHVVSTVSARARGTVGELSPEAILLSFHTKVVGPIMLAKHFAPKMPRTGSFVLFSGVAALEPDPGFLAVAATNASVNVVIRSLAVELAPLRVNAISPGTIDTGAWEGLGKEKDAFFENKSATNPVRRIGTAEDIAQAVVFAMTNTFMTGVSLAIDGGQPLV